In Ruminococcaceae bacterium BL-6, a genomic segment contains:
- a CDS encoding conserved exported protein of unknown function (Evidence 4 : Unknown function but conserved in other organisms) yields MKTAKRALAGVLAAAILAPICSTPAKAAAPSVTTDEAVYVTLDYYGKSKQVSIVKGCSLNGNRSFTDYGSYQKVTNMSNEAKPGLSADSVSWSLPQGTDRFYYECTPKGTTTALPWDFDVSYKLNGVPAKAESLAGASGMVEIDVKATPNKNVSDYYKNNMLLQAGTYIKMSDTLSIEAPGAQIQSLGDYKAVLFAAIPGEEKTFTMRIGTKSFETPGIVLLMVPGTLEQFQKIKDLKEDKDKVKDSLDSVHDSVDEILGTLEGMSQGLSETQSGLSALDDARGTISSSKGKVYDDADKSIASLTDVTNHMAALVPHLQRGQQLVADVNADVNDLVDTVSATTSTLNSLSGSISKIRSDALELSDLLDDADGTAADRDKLRKDLKSETKSAQELISKLKKLLPDLEGQSGTLQKNAGALSEAIANIAQAAAVKGVDLQTIGALITAGTNLKDSLTALGGSMQQMESLLKDAVPAADDLIDLEDSSMDVVDEYLDLLDDSAKPASDLLKHLGSASNSLKELIDQCDTTVQKIQKLNDTANKYRDGSIQTLQDLAAMTGSISGSLTDIQSFLTSLELLTKTSGEKLDSGTKKTLNGLIALLRKSLDGVGDLSTVTKASDTIQNTINKEIDKYENENNLLKLDPAAPAVSFTSSKNPSPASLQIVLRTQEISVDEPKAGSEDAEKAEESTTFFQRVQQVFAHLWESITSAFSH; encoded by the coding sequence ATGAAAACAGCAAAACGAGCTTTGGCCGGCGTTCTGGCCGCGGCCATTCTGGCGCCGATCTGCTCCACCCCCGCAAAGGCGGCGGCGCCTTCCGTCACAACGGATGAAGCGGTCTATGTCACGCTCGACTATTACGGAAAATCCAAACAGGTCAGCATCGTGAAAGGATGCAGCCTGAACGGGAACCGGAGCTTTACCGATTACGGCTCCTATCAGAAAGTCACGAATATGTCCAACGAAGCGAAGCCGGGCCTTTCGGCGGATTCCGTCAGCTGGAGCCTGCCGCAGGGCACGGACCGCTTTTATTACGAATGCACCCCGAAGGGCACGACTACGGCCCTGCCGTGGGATTTCGACGTCTCTTACAAGCTGAACGGAGTTCCCGCGAAAGCGGAAAGCCTTGCCGGGGCCTCCGGCATGGTGGAGATCGACGTGAAAGCCACCCCGAACAAAAATGTTTCCGATTATTATAAGAACAACATGCTGCTTCAGGCGGGCACCTATATCAAAATGTCCGACACCCTGAGCATCGAGGCCCCCGGCGCGCAGATCCAGTCCCTCGGCGACTACAAGGCCGTGCTGTTCGCCGCCATCCCCGGCGAGGAAAAGACCTTCACGATGCGCATCGGGACAAAGAGCTTCGAAACCCCCGGGATCGTGCTGCTGATGGTTCCGGGCACGCTGGAGCAGTTCCAGAAGATCAAGGATCTGAAGGAAGACAAGGACAAGGTCAAGGATTCCCTCGACTCGGTCCACGACAGCGTGGACGAGATCCTCGGGACGCTGGAAGGCATGTCGCAGGGCCTGAGCGAGACGCAGTCGGGGCTTTCGGCGCTGGACGACGCGCGCGGAACGATCAGCTCCTCGAAAGGGAAGGTGTACGACGACGCGGACAAGTCGATCGCATCCCTGACCGACGTGACAAACCATATGGCCGCCCTGGTCCCCCATCTTCAGCGCGGCCAGCAGCTTGTCGCCGACGTCAACGCGGATGTGAACGATCTGGTCGATACGGTTTCGGCCACCACCTCCACGCTGAATTCGCTTTCCGGCTCCATCAGCAAGATAAGGAGCGACGCGCTCGAGCTTTCCGACCTGCTGGACGACGCCGACGGCACGGCCGCCGACCGCGACAAGCTGCGCAAGGACCTGAAATCCGAGACGAAGTCCGCCCAGGAGCTGATTAGCAAGCTGAAAAAACTTCTGCCCGATCTGGAAGGGCAATCCGGAACTTTACAGAAAAATGCAGGGGCGTTATCAGAAGCCATAGCGAACATTGCACAGGCAGCAGCTGTCAAGGGTGTAGACCTTCAAACCATTGGAGCTCTGATTACTGCCGGTACAAATCTCAAGGACAGCCTGACGGCACTAGGCGGTTCCATGCAACAAATGGAGTCACTCTTGAAGGATGCCGTCCCGGCGGCGGACGATCTGATCGATCTGGAAGATTCCTCGATGGATGTAGTGGATGAATACCTGGACCTGCTCGACGACAGCGCCAAGCCCGCCTCGGACCTGCTGAAGCATCTGGGCAGCGCGTCGAACAGCCTGAAGGAGCTGATCGACCAGTGCGACACGACGGTCCAGAAAATCCAGAAGCTGAACGACACGGCCAACAAATACCGCGACGGCTCCATCCAGACCCTTCAGGACCTGGCAGCCATGACCGGAAGCATCTCCGGCAGCCTGACCGACATCCAGTCGTTCCTGACGTCGCTGGAGCTTCTCACGAAAACGAGCGGGGAAAAGCTGGACAGCGGCACGAAAAAAACGCTGAACGGCCTGATCGCCCTGTTGCGCAAAAGCCTGGACGGGGTCGGCGACCTCTCCACGGTCACAAAAGCGAGCGACACGATCCAAAATACGATCAACAAGGAAATCGACAAGTACGAAAACGAAAACAACCTGCTGAAGCTGGATCCCGCGGCGCCCGCCGTTTCCTTCACCTCTTCCAAAAACCCCTCGCCCGCCAGCCTTCAGATCGTTCTGAGGACGCAGGAAATCAGCGTAGATGAGCCGAAAGCGGGCTCGGAGGACGCCGAAAAGGCGGAGGAAAGCACCACATTCTTCCAGCGGGTTCAGCAGGTGTTTGCCCACCTGTGGGAATCCATCACATCCGCATTCTCCCACTGA
- a CDS encoding Recombinase gives MTAGKENILKQSNNKNRTDGTAALYCRLSRDDNMGTESNSIFNQKKILQKAAKEKGYTDTLFFVDDGITGTTMKRPSFQKMIQAIEAGYISAVFVKDLSRLGRNYIEVGRLTEEFFPQHDVRLIAVSDGVDSDEGDNEFTPFKNIMNEYYAKDISKKRRIVNKMKGNSGVPLSQPPYGYLKNPDDPRFWLVDPEAAAVVQRIYGMALEGYGLAETATALEQDGIYNPTYYWRSKGTNRSGSKSTLEPTKWGHTTVKKILGLQEYCGDVINFKSYSKSYKMKRRIENPEENRAIFLNVHEAIIDRPTWEKVQTLKSGTRRKRPSVSQEPSVFSGLLKCPECGGNLNFHFNQGNHDIKFFSCQNHNSGLRKCSATHYIRLDFLEQVVLYEVNRLACFANEYEGDFIKAMMGRSAKVAENDWARKQRELDELLARDKELDTLFERMYEDNVCGKIDDARFSKMSKRYEQEQGENAGKVKALKLELKKAEGKRMDVDQFLESVRRYTNAVKVTKRMVTELIEHIEVYHAEKDEDGVATQRVTIFYNCIGAFDVPDRRKIPEADILMETRKGVAVNYAPAQTA, from the coding sequence TTGACTGCCGGAAAGGAGAATATTTTGAAACAGTCAAACAATAAAAATCGCACCGATGGTACTGCCGCTCTGTACTGCCGCTTGAGCCGTGACGATAATATGGGCACGGAGTCCAACAGCATTTTCAATCAGAAAAAGATACTCCAAAAAGCCGCCAAGGAAAAAGGTTATACGGACACCTTGTTTTTCGTGGATGATGGCATCACAGGTACGACCATGAAACGCCCCAGCTTTCAGAAAATGATACAGGCAATCGAGGCGGGTTACATATCAGCAGTGTTTGTGAAAGACCTGTCCCGGCTGGGGCGCAATTACATTGAGGTTGGCAGACTGACCGAGGAGTTTTTCCCACAGCACGATGTGCGCTTGATTGCCGTTTCGGACGGCGTGGACAGCGACGAGGGCGATAATGAATTTACTCCGTTCAAAAATATCATGAACGAGTATTACGCCAAGGACATCTCGAAGAAACGCCGGATCGTAAACAAGATGAAAGGCAACTCCGGCGTTCCGCTCTCCCAGCCGCCCTATGGGTATCTCAAAAACCCGGACGATCCCCGGTTTTGGTTGGTAGACCCGGAGGCCGCCGCCGTGGTGCAACGCATTTATGGCATGGCGCTGGAGGGCTACGGGCTTGCTGAAACGGCAACGGCGCTGGAGCAGGATGGGATTTATAATCCCACCTACTACTGGCGCAGCAAGGGAACAAACCGCAGCGGCTCAAAAAGTACGCTGGAACCCACCAAGTGGGGACACACCACCGTTAAGAAAATTCTTGGTTTGCAGGAATATTGCGGAGATGTCATCAACTTCAAAAGCTACTCCAAGTCCTACAAGATGAAACGCCGCATCGAAAACCCGGAGGAAAACCGGGCAATCTTTCTCAATGTCCATGAGGCCATCATTGACCGCCCTACATGGGAAAAGGTGCAGACGCTCAAAAGCGGCACACGGCGCAAAAGGCCATCCGTCTCGCAGGAGCCCAGCGTGTTCTCCGGCCTGCTGAAATGCCCCGAGTGCGGCGGCAATCTCAACTTTCATTTCAACCAAGGCAATCACGACATCAAGTTTTTCAGTTGTCAGAACCATAACTCCGGGCTTCGCAAATGCTCCGCTACGCACTATATCCGGCTGGACTTCTTGGAGCAGGTGGTGCTGTACGAGGTCAACCGTCTGGCCTGTTTCGCCAATGAATACGAGGGCGATTTTATTAAGGCCATGATGGGGCGCTCCGCAAAGGTCGCTGAAAATGACTGGGCGCGGAAACAGCGTGAGCTGGATGAGCTGCTGGCGCGGGACAAGGAGCTTGACACGCTTTTTGAGCGGATGTATGAGGACAATGTGTGCGGCAAGATCGATGATGCCCGGTTTTCCAAAATGTCCAAACGGTACGAACAGGAACAGGGTGAGAACGCCGGAAAGGTCAAGGCGCTCAAGTTGGAACTGAAAAAGGCCGAGGGCAAGCGGATGGATGTTGACCAGTTTCTTGAAAGCGTCCGGCGATACACCAACGCTGTGAAAGTCACAAAACGCATGGTGACGGAGCTGATTGAACACATTGAAGTGTACCATGCCGAAAAGGACGAGGACGGCGTTGCCACCCAGCGGGTCACAATTTTCTATAACTGCATCGGCGCGTTTGATGTGCCGGATCGCCGGAAAATCCCCGAGGCCGACATCCTTATGGAAACAAGAAAGGGCGTAGCTGTCAACTACGCCCCGGCACAAACTGCTTGA
- a CDS encoding conserved protein of unknown function (Evidence 4 : Unknown function but conserved in other organisms), with amino-acid sequence MTDTKCKEEYVYQVDKIKFIVTPVYKETGELLRDILLKLMLADLEPV; translated from the coding sequence ATGACCGATACCAAGTGCAAAGAGGAATACGTCTACCAAGTGGATAAAATCAAGTTTATAGTGACGCCTGTTTACAAGGAAACGGGAGAGCTGTTGCGGGATATTCTTCTGAAATTGATGCTGGCGGATTTGGAGCCGGTATAG
- a CDS encoding conserved protein of unknown function (Evidence 4 : Unknown function but conserved in other organisms), with translation MKYDPTLAALLSQPWSNGACRGYVIYAMEACGFSPEDIRRVVSELHDVFDICGQEEAEAHYQNSSY, from the coding sequence ATGAAATACGATCCCACACTTGCGGCTCTACTTTCCCAACCATGGAGCAACGGTGCTTGCCGGGGCTATGTTATCTATGCAATGGAGGCTTGCGGCTTTTCCCCCGAGGACATCCGGCGCGTGGTCAGTGAACTTCACGATGTCTTCGATATATGCGGGCAGGAGGAAGCCGAAGCACACTACCAAAACAGCTCCTATTAG
- a CDS encoding conserved protein of unknown function (Evidence 4 : Unknown function but conserved in other organisms) produces MTTINLKEFYPWYLTDEYVEVSDEIAAELRDDKQYEAAHQRQIVRNKAQYSLDCDDGIEYSACLHEPTPQELLERMDQFCRLWNALNSLPEVQGRRVDACIILGKSYREVAQAEGVDKSAVRRSVLSGLKYIKKYLRKNF; encoded by the coding sequence ATGACAACGATCAATTTGAAGGAATTTTACCCATGGTACTTAACCGATGAATACGTTGAAGTTTCCGACGAAATAGCTGCCGAACTTCGGGATGACAAGCAGTATGAGGCCGCCCACCAGCGGCAAATTGTCCGCAACAAAGCGCAGTATTCCCTCGACTGCGATGACGGGATCGAATACTCGGCCTGCCTGCATGAACCAACGCCGCAGGAGCTTTTGGAGCGCATGGATCAGTTTTGCCGCCTTTGGAACGCGCTTAATTCTCTGCCCGAGGTGCAGGGCCGCCGTGTGGATGCCTGCATCATCCTTGGCAAGAGCTACCGGGAGGTAGCCCAGGCCGAGGGCGTGGATAAAAGTGCGGTGCGGCGATCCGTCCTGTCCGGCTTAAAGTACATAAAAAAATATTTGAGAAAAAATTTTTAA
- a CDS encoding conserved protein of unknown function (Evidence 4 : Unknown function but conserved in other organisms) produces MTHHISKGETIAQSLKDRFEYGQNPDKTQAGELISAYECDYMTADAEFILSKAKYKAVTGREQRRNADVLCYQIRQSFLPGEITPEEANRVGYETAMRWTKGDYAFFVCTHTDRKHIHNHIYYNSTSLDCSRKYRDFFRSAAALRRLSDRVCLENDLSVIQNPKLHSKGRFLHYGQWIGERPPSYKQRLRMAILAALKKKPADFDAFLVFMEASGYAVIHGRGDVISFRAEGQERATRLRASTLGSGYDLEDIRAVIAGEHPMPELPDEAPPPPRINLIIDIQERLQNGKGPSFERWAKVYNLKQMAAALQFLQEHKLTDYTQLAARTEIAVDRFHRLGEELQQTEAALSKTAELMAVTVNYAKARPVFDGYKASRYSKKYLAEHEVELATYRAATAAMRDLLGGAKLPKMDDMKKSRRELAEKRKVLYGDYRDAQREMREAVAVKTNIDHLLGVTDGRENKAQER; encoded by the coding sequence ATGACCCACCATATCAGCAAGGGTGAAACCATTGCCCAATCGCTGAAAGACCGTTTTGAATATGGGCAAAACCCGGACAAAACCCAAGCCGGAGAGCTGATTTCTGCCTATGAGTGCGACTACATGACCGCCGACGCTGAGTTTATTTTGAGCAAAGCAAAATACAAGGCGGTCACAGGACGGGAGCAGCGGCGGAACGCCGATGTACTGTGCTATCAAATCCGGCAGTCATTCCTGCCCGGAGAGATTACCCCGGAGGAGGCCAACCGGGTCGGCTATGAAACCGCCATGCGCTGGACGAAGGGCGACTATGCCTTTTTCGTTTGCACCCACACAGACCGCAAACACATCCACAATCATATTTATTATAATTCAACCTCGCTGGACTGTTCCCGGAAATACCGGGACTTTTTCAGATCAGCGGCTGCGCTGCGGCGGCTCTCTGACCGGGTATGCCTTGAAAATGATTTGTCAGTTATTCAAAATCCCAAGCTCCACAGCAAAGGCCGTTTTCTACATTATGGGCAATGGATCGGTGAACGCCCACCGTCCTACAAGCAGCGGCTGCGTATGGCAATCCTTGCAGCACTAAAGAAAAAGCCCGCCGATTTTGACGCTTTTCTTGTGTTCATGGAGGCAAGCGGATATGCGGTCATTCATGGGCGAGGCGACGTAATCTCATTTCGGGCGGAGGGGCAGGAACGGGCCACCCGGCTGCGGGCATCCACGCTGGGCAGCGGCTATGACCTCGAGGATATCCGGGCGGTCATTGCCGGGGAGCACCCCATGCCAGAGCTGCCGGACGAAGCCCCACCGCCCCCGCGCATCAATCTCATTATCGACATTCAAGAGCGATTGCAAAATGGCAAGGGGCCAAGCTTTGAACGCTGGGCCAAGGTCTATAATCTCAAACAGATGGCCGCCGCTCTGCAATTTTTACAGGAGCATAAGCTGACCGATTACACCCAGCTTGCTGCCCGGACGGAGATTGCCGTGGATCGCTTTCACCGTTTGGGGGAGGAGCTGCAACAGACCGAAGCGGCGCTTTCCAAAACCGCCGAGCTGATGGCGGTTACGGTGAACTACGCCAAGGCGCGGCCTGTGTTCGACGGCTACAAGGCGTCACGGTACAGCAAGAAATATCTTGCCGAGCACGAGGTCGAGCTTGCCACCTACCGGGCGGCCACGGCTGCCATGCGGGATTTGCTGGGCGGGGCCAAGCTGCCAAAGATGGACGATATGAAAAAATCCCGCCGTGAGCTGGCCGAAAAGCGCAAGGTGTTGTATGGGGATTACCGGGACGCCCAGCGTGAAATGCGGGAGGCCGTGGCGGTAAAAACGAACATTGACCACCTGCTCGGCGTGACCGACGGGAGGGAAAATAAGGCACAGGAGCGTTAG
- a CDS encoding conserved membrane protein of unknown function (Evidence 4 : Unknown function but conserved in other organisms), translating into MMFILKIIAAPAVLILTLALAVLGFVFSLASWAFGILYFICAICGVFEWFIQGNMSGGITALVLAFLVSPFGLPAVAEWLIDKLGELNYSLKCFITG; encoded by the coding sequence ATGATGTTCATTCTGAAAATAATTGCCGCTCCTGCGGTGCTGATCTTGACCCTCGCCTTGGCTGTGCTGGGCTTTGTGTTCTCGCTGGCTTCATGGGCCTTTGGCATACTGTATTTTATCTGCGCGATATGCGGCGTGTTTGAGTGGTTTATCCAAGGAAATATGTCGGGCGGGATCACGGCGCTGGTGCTGGCCTTCCTCGTTTCGCCCTTCGGCCTGCCCGCCGTGGCGGAGTGGCTGATTGACAAGCTGGGCGAACTCAACTATTCGCTGAAATGCTTTATCACGGGATGA
- a CDS encoding NYN domain-containing protein, giving the protein MSKLHVFIDGTWLFKVVDGNVFDRFLVYPNQFAVDFNKLNALMLSHVSKQHPECTEIGNCYFVTSLFDLPADFDNWVGRRITHPYSGQSVTISQANIDITKRNVRDRATFASAAIQAGYDPSCVFHIPLQEWMLLNLLHPDLRYQEKQVDTTVVALLVRDAMEHPDDCFALVAGDSDILPAIQVAYPNYTENVFPVLTSPNERDGRNRQTSFKYSQYNFNIDTLVLQNHVGDIMGGNVYLCTDCHKYFTTRIPIDSQKIASGAILPRCPKCR; this is encoded by the coding sequence ATGTCGAAACTTCATGTATTTATTGATGGGACATGGTTGTTTAAGGTTGTTGACGGGAATGTGTTTGATCGTTTTCTTGTATATCCGAATCAATTTGCTGTGGATTTTAATAAGTTAAATGCTTTAATGCTATCTCATGTTTCAAAACAGCATCCTGAGTGTACAGAAATAGGTAATTGCTATTTTGTTACTTCTCTTTTCGATTTACCTGCAGATTTTGACAATTGGGTAGGTAGACGCATTACACATCCATACAGTGGGCAGAGCGTTACTATATCCCAAGCTAATATTGATATTACAAAACGCAATGTGAGAGATCGAGCAACTTTTGCTTCTGCTGCAATTCAAGCTGGGTATGATCCAAGCTGTGTTTTCCACATTCCATTGCAAGAATGGATGCTCTTGAATCTACTGCACCCGGATTTACGCTATCAAGAAAAACAGGTTGATACGACTGTTGTTGCCTTGTTAGTACGCGATGCAATGGAGCATCCTGATGATTGCTTTGCCTTAGTAGCTGGTGACTCTGACATACTTCCGGCCATACAAGTTGCGTATCCTAATTATACGGAAAATGTATTTCCCGTTCTTACATCTCCAAATGAACGAGATGGGCGAAATCGGCAAACTTCTTTTAAGTACTCCCAATACAATTTTAATATTGACACCTTAGTATTGCAGAACCATGTAGGCGATATTATGGGTGGAAATGTCTACTTGTGTACGGATTGCCACAAATATTTTACAACACGTATCCCTATTGATTCACAGAAAATTGCATCAGGTGCGATACTACCTCGATGCCCCAAATGTCGGTAA
- a CDS encoding MobC domain-containing protein has protein sequence MTKKRRRPIHLHVMVSEAEQALIAQRMAEAGIRNMGAYMRKMALNGYVLNVDLAPIRELVSLQRRCSNNLNQVAIQANTYGGVYPEEIKTLQKDYAALWEPLSELLKMLSKIIE, from the coding sequence GTGACAAAAAAGCGCCGCCGCCCTATCCATCTTCATGTGATGGTGTCCGAAGCGGAGCAGGCGCTGATTGCCCAGCGCATGGCCGAGGCCGGTATTCGCAACATGGGGGCCTATATGCGAAAAATGGCGCTCAATGGCTATGTGCTGAATGTTGACCTTGCTCCCATTCGGGAGCTGGTGTCCCTCCAGCGCCGCTGTTCCAACAACCTCAATCAAGTGGCGATCCAAGCCAACACCTACGGCGGCGTGTACCCCGAGGAGATCAAAACCTTGCAAAAGGACTATGCCGCACTATGGGAGCCATTATCCGAGTTGCTCAAAATGCTGTCGAAAATAATTGAATAA
- a CDS encoding conserved protein of unknown function (Evidence 4 : Unknown function but conserved in other organisms) gives MSETYNPMQNAELAAEQNYNMIDGVLNNQPPVPEQEKEKDKVKEPPRKRRSLEREER, from the coding sequence ATGAGCGAAACATACAATCCTATGCAAAATGCGGAGCTTGCCGCAGAACAGAATTACAACATGATCGACGGCGTTCTCAATAATCAGCCGCCTGTCCCGGAGCAGGAGAAAGAAAAGGACAAGGTGAAAGAGCCGCCCCGCAAGCGTCGCAGTCTGGAGCGCGAGGAACGGTGA
- a CDS encoding DarA_C domain-containing protein → MDKNQGYAILKAVMLENGRGFALGEHPTAPSPYVTWACYDDEKGQRQYEWGHYGNGLYTLETDLATRVQEYQQQFNVKIVQTEAPGLYKYYSTQRPVDLGTFPKPPHNAPDEIVNYDQRVPVEGGAFLAWGHLTYTKPLTEKQASDYELRPAKDNLDMHREPPAKRSIAEQMKAAARLAEESREPATHKKIAPDRGER, encoded by the coding sequence ATGGACAAAAATCAAGGCTATGCCATTCTAAAGGCTGTTATGCTGGAAAACGGCAGAGGCTTCGCGCTGGGCGAACATCCCACCGCACCGTCCCCCTATGTCACATGGGCTTGCTATGATGATGAAAAGGGCCAGCGGCAGTATGAATGGGGGCATTACGGAAACGGCCTGTACACGCTGGAAACAGACCTTGCCACCCGTGTGCAGGAATATCAGCAGCAATTTAATGTCAAGATCGTGCAGACCGAAGCCCCCGGCCTTTACAAATATTATTCTACCCAGCGCCCTGTCGATCTCGGCACTTTCCCAAAACCGCCCCACAATGCCCCGGATGAAATCGTCAACTACGATCAGCGCGTCCCTGTGGAGGGCGGCGCGTTTCTGGCGTGGGGGCATTTGACCTATACCAAGCCGTTGACTGAAAAGCAGGCATCGGATTATGAGCTGCGTCCCGCCAAGGATAATTTGGATATGCACCGGGAGCCGCCTGCCAAACGCTCCATTGCCGAACAAATGAAAGCGGCGGCAAGGCTGGCCGAGGAAAGCCGGGAGCCTGCTACCCATAAAAAAATCGCCCCTGACCGGGGTGAGAGATAA